Proteins from a single region of Altererythrobacter sp. Root672:
- a CDS encoding IlvD/Edd family dehydratase has protein sequence MAEKPAKLRSRDWFDNLERMDMTALYLERFMNYGITPEELRSGKPIIGIAQSGSDLSPCNRIHLELAKRTRDGIRDAGGIPIEFPVHPIFENCRRPTAALDRNLLYLGLVELLNGYPIDGVVLTTGCDKTTPSQIMAASTVDIPAIVLSGGPMLDGWHEGELVGSGTVIWRSRRLLARGEINEDEFLARACDSAPSAGHCNSMGTASTMNAVAEALGLSLTGCAAIPAPYRERGQYAYRTGRRIVEMVHEDLRPSRILDREAFLNAIATVSVIGGSSNAQPHIMAMARHAGVDLELDVWQHHGYDLPLLVNMQPAGKYLGERFHRAGGVPAAMWELLQAGKLYGDSLTCTGQSLAANLAGHESTDREMILPFDEPLQESAGFMTLRGNLFDFGILKTSVISEEFRQRYLGRPGQENVFESRAIVFDGSDDYHHRINDPSLEIDENCILVIRGSGVIGWPGSAEVVNMQPPDALIRRGIEWLPTLGDGRQSGTSDSPSILNVSPESAVGGGLSWLRTGDTIRVDLNARTCNALVDEEEIRRRRVEDPIPPVPDSQTPWEELYREKTGQLGEGGVMNFALKYRGTSRKLPRHNH, from the coding sequence ATGGCTGAAAAGCCGGCCAAGCTCCGCTCGCGCGACTGGTTCGACAATCTCGAACGCATGGACATGACCGCTCTCTATCTCGAGCGGTTCATGAACTATGGCATCACTCCTGAAGAGCTGCGGTCCGGCAAACCCATCATCGGCATTGCCCAGTCGGGCAGCGACTTGTCCCCCTGCAACCGCATCCACCTCGAACTGGCCAAGCGCACCCGCGACGGCATTCGCGATGCGGGCGGCATCCCGATCGAATTCCCGGTCCATCCGATCTTCGAGAACTGCCGGCGACCGACCGCCGCGCTCGACCGTAACTTGCTCTACCTCGGCTTGGTCGAATTGCTGAACGGCTATCCGATCGACGGCGTCGTGCTCACCACCGGCTGCGACAAGACCACCCCGAGCCAGATCATGGCCGCAAGCACGGTCGACATTCCGGCGATCGTCCTGTCGGGCGGGCCGATGCTCGACGGATGGCACGAAGGCGAACTGGTCGGCTCCGGCACGGTGATCTGGCGCTCGCGCCGCCTGCTGGCACGGGGTGAGATCAACGAGGACGAATTTCTTGCGCGCGCTTGTGATAGCGCTCCCTCGGCCGGTCACTGCAACTCGATGGGCACCGCCAGCACGATGAACGCGGTCGCCGAAGCGCTCGGCCTGTCGCTTACCGGGTGCGCGGCAATCCCGGCTCCGTACCGCGAGCGCGGGCAATACGCCTATCGCACCGGGCGGCGGATCGTGGAGATGGTGCACGAGGATTTGCGCCCCTCGCGCATCCTTGACCGCGAGGCGTTCCTCAACGCCATCGCCACCGTCAGCGTGATCGGCGGCTCTTCGAACGCCCAACCGCACATCATGGCGATGGCGCGCCACGCCGGTGTCGATCTCGAACTCGATGTCTGGCAGCACCATGGCTACGACTTGCCGCTGCTGGTCAACATGCAGCCTGCGGGCAAGTACCTCGGCGAACGCTTCCACCGCGCGGGCGGCGTGCCTGCGGCGATGTGGGAGCTGCTCCAGGCCGGCAAGCTCTATGGGGACAGCCTGACTTGCACCGGCCAAAGCCTGGCCGCGAACCTGGCCGGGCACGAAAGCACCGACCGGGAGATGATCCTGCCGTTCGACGAGCCACTGCAGGAAAGCGCCGGCTTCATGACCTTGCGCGGCAACCTGTTCGACTTCGGCATCCTCAAGACCTCGGTGATCTCCGAGGAGTTCCGCCAACGCTACCTGGGCCGTCCTGGGCAGGAGAACGTGTTCGAATCCCGCGCGATCGTGTTCGACGGGTCGGACGACTACCATCACCGGATCAACGACCCCTCGCTGGAGATCGACGAGAACTGCATCCTCGTTATCCGCGGCTCGGGCGTGATCGGCTGGCCGGGCTCGGCCGAAGTGGTCAACATGCAGCCACCAGACGCGCTTATCCGCCGCGGCATCGAATGGCTGCCGACGCTCGGAGACGGGCGCCAGTCGGGGACTTCGGACAGCCCTTCGATCCTCAACGTCTCGCCCGAAAGCGCGGTGGGCGGCGGCCTGTCGTGGCTGCGTACCGGGGACACGATCCGGGTCGATCTCAACGCCCGCACCTGCAACGCGCTGGTCGACGAAGAGGAGATCAGACGGCGTCGGGTGGAAGACCCGATCCCGCCGGTGCCGGATTCGCAGACGCCGTGGGAAGAACTCTACCGCGAGAAGACCGGCCAGCTCGGGGAAGGCGGGGTGATGAACTTCGCGCTGAAGTACCGCGGAACCTCACGCAAGCTGCCACGGCATAATCACTGA